One genomic region from Buteo buteo chromosome 12, bButBut1.hap1.1, whole genome shotgun sequence encodes:
- the CNIH4 gene encoding protein cornichon homolog 4 — protein sequence MESVVFIFSLIDCCALIFLSVYFIITLSDLECDYINARSCCSKLNKWVVPEVIGHAVVTVLMLISLHWFIFLLNLPVATWNIYRYIMVPSGNMGVFDPTEIHNRGQLKSHMKEAMIKLGFHLLCFFMYLYSMILALIND from the exons ATGGAGTCGGTGGTCTTCATCTTCTCGCTGATCGACTGCTGCGCCCTCATCTTCCTCTCCGTCTACTTC ATAATTACACTATCAGATTTGGAATGTGACTACATTAATGCTAGATCATGCTGCTCAAAACTCAATAAA TGGGTGGTCCCTGAGGTGATTGGCCATGCTGTTGTAACGGTATTAATGCTTATTTCATTGCACTGGTTCATCTTTCTCCTTAATTTGCCAGTCGCAACATGGAATATATATCG GTACATTATGGTGCCAAGTGGAAACATGGGGGTATTTGATCCCACAGAAATCCATAACCGAGGACAACTGAAATCGCACATGAAGGAAGCCATGATTAAACTAGGCTTTCATCTGCTCTGTTTCTTCATGTACCTTTACAG TATGATTCTGGCTTTGATAAATGACTGA